Below is a genomic region from Gasterosteus aculeatus chromosome 2, fGasAcu3.hap1.1, whole genome shotgun sequence.
TACGTaggcctcctctccccttccgaCATTTACATACTGGTCAAATTCCTGCCTGTCCACCTCCGACCAAAACTCAGCAGAAGAAGACACCAAATTGCAGGAGGACTCGTTTTGATTTGAAGGCTCCAGGTGCAAAGGAGGGAAGTGGGGGATGGAAGAGGATGGGCAGGAAGAATGAGATGTTTCAGGAGGAGGTGAAAGCTGCCCCAGATGAGAGGGCATGTAATATGTCGCGTTTGGAGCGCTGTTCCCGTACATTTGGCCAAAGTAGCTGACAGGAGCAATGGGTTGATGTGGCATTTGGTGTGATTTTACCAGCTCGGGGAGATTGATGGTGGCCTGAGAGTAGGgaacaggggaggaggagtCGGAGGGAGGTGGCGGGCACTTGACAGGGCTCCTCAAGGCAATGTGGTGACTAGAGGTGTGACTTAACCTAGAGCTCATGCTCAAGGTCATATTTGACTCCGCAGAATTCATTCTTGTATCGACTCTGGAGTCTCTACTTGGACTCAAACAGGTGCTTAAACTGGCACTACCACTTATTCCTGAACCCaggctgtgtgtttctttacCATTCATGGTGGTGTGACTGTGGTTATTGTAATTGTGGCTGTAATGTTGGTTATGATGGTGAAGGTGATGATTGTAACCACTCCAACCTCCCATCGCTGTCTCCTCTTGCATGTGTTGGGGGAAAAACACAGATTCCCCAGCTCTGTCCTCCAGAATATCCAGAGGGGACATCTCTGGAGTGGGCAGGCCGTAGCTCTCCAGGTCTGAGTGTCCTTGGGCCTGAAAGTCCCTGAAGTGCCCTAGAGGATGCAGCAGGTGGTGCGAGTGATGATGATGCCCATAAGCTGAACCTCCATGGACACTTTCTGCCCCCAAGGGGCTGATACCAGATCCTAATCCGAGTCCTGGTGCCCCTCCCTGGGCTAAACTATGCAGCAGAAGCCCCGGTTCAACCCGCTTGAGTTTTTTGGTGGTCTTTTTACGTCGAGGCCTGTACTTGTAGTTGGGGTGATCTTGGAGGTGCTGCACACGGAGACGTTCCGCTTCCTCCACAAATGGTCGTTTATCTGTTGCACTCAGGGCTTTCCATGACTGGCCTGAAAGGGAtggaaaaaatagaaataataaactaATGTACTTACAGTACCTTGAGCAGAGATTGAAGTTTCTGAAGAAAATAACTGATGTTAATCTCATTAATTGTAAATATCTACATCAAAGTTGTGAAGAACATCATCTTCATTAGCAGGGCCATTGTCTGGCATGAGCGGTATTGACCAATGCAAAAGGCCTCATCCATCCATGAGGGCGCGCAGAATGAGATGAGGAAAATTTTGTTTTACTAATACTATTTAAACAATTACAACACAACTACGCCTCCGGAATTTGTAAATAGTTATTTTGCAATGTAGTTAACCTTGGAGTAGAGTGCCATAGTGGGTTAATTTGCATGAAGGTTATAAATAACAGTTAGCGTGAGTTACGCCCAGTTTAAGTGTATAAACCCAAAGATTGCTGCTTTAATTGGATGCAATGCTAACAGCATCAGTTACAATCTTGCCTGGTTCGGGACGGCTCTGTTTATCAGACTGCCACATTTTTTTGATTACAAAATATCACTATTTTGCACTATACTCACTCACAATCACTATAAGAACATTCTGACATATTAAAACGGTTGGCTCTGCCCAACAAACTGCCCAAAACCTACATTTTAGTCCATTGTCATCAGCcaaactcactcacactcatTCATATGTGAAatgaatgccaacatttttgcGGTGAAATAACTTGGAAGTGATTATCAGAATCTGTTGGTGTTGGCATTTGCAATATTTTCTGTCTAAATTGACTCTAAAGTTATTTGTTATATGTGGTTTGAGGATGTGAGTGAGACGGCTGTGTGTTGGGACTCGTTCAAATCAAACAGCAATGATGAGAACTTAAACAAACCCCTCACAATGACAGCAGCCTTTGCAACATTGCAGTCTCAACAAGTTTCATTTTCAGGGGATTATTCCGGTCATCTGGTTAAAAAGTTGTGCAGACACCTCGAGTGAACCGTATCTGATGTACTTCCAACCGACAGGTTTAAGACCTTTTCTGCTTTGAATCTTTGAGGCTCTAAAGATctcagctgcagctggagatgAGTGTAGAGTTGAGACATTGCATCAATTCAATACCAAGGTGAGAAATAACATGCTGCATTCTACAGTAAGAGAAAAGCGAGTTGGTGAAACATGCTACCTGCTACTAAAATCAACGTGAAGAATTTTAGTAAGATGTTCAATGCCACCTTTTGAGTTGGACATTGAAAAGGATTCAGTCtattttcttcacttttcctGCACACAAATGAGCTTTTTATATATTGCCAAGTCTTTGTAACACTGATAATGCAAATAATTTGGGACAGTTGCAATATTATTTTTGTGAAATCATATACATTTATGAGTAAGGCTTTttataacataacataattGGTGCCCTATTGGTATGATTAGTCCCATTGAGACTAAACTGACTGATATGGGTGGGCTTGTCACAATGGGCTAATGACATTTTCTGAAAATCCAAACTTAATTTTGATACAGTGCATCTAAACTGGCCCAAAGACATCTTAAGACTCCGATCGTCAAATGGGGCAAAGAGCATCTCAGTCTTGATGCTCTTTGGAATCTGCGTTCTGATGTGGTAAATTTCACAccttaacaaaagtaaaaataaatgccAAAGAATGAATTGCTCATAGTCAGGTGATTCTCACATTCAGGTAGAGTTTTATTTTGCCCTCATTCGTATCGTTTGTCTTACCTAGCATCTTGCTGAGCACAGCGTTGTGTAGGTCAGGGTTCTGCACGGCAAGTCGTTTCCTCTCGTCTTTGGCCCAGACCATGAAGGCGTTCATAGGCCTGCGGATCCTCTGCTCTCCCCCCACAGCCTTCCCATCAGCTGCGCCTGGCAGAAGACCTCCTGCATGGCTCAGGTCCGGACTCTGTCCCCCTGAACTCGGTGTCAGGCAGAGCCTCCCTTCTGCTCTCATCATGTTCCCACTTCTAAGGTCATCGGGAGAACTGCAGTCCCCGGAGATGTTCTGCTCGAAACCCGGTTCAGAATCGGAAGCAGGGCTCGGGGTCCCCGACACCCAGCGGCCCCCGAGAGACATCCGGCCGGCGTGCAAAAGGGTCTCTCTGGTCGAACCGGTCTTGGCTGAATTCATTCCAGAACAGGGCTCGGAATCAACTTTTAGTCCAAGTGGAAGTGAGCAAACGTCTGTCTCAGCTTTTTGGATTGCAAActtctgggaaaaaaaagttgctcGAAATGTTCCAGGGGACAAAATGAAAGATCAAGAGAGGAATCTGATGGATTTGGAGCACAAATTCCAAAGCAAAGCATCGAGATCTGAGAGTAGCTTGGAaacgagaaagaaagagaaaacaaacaagttgTGGGTCAGGATATTCCCCCTGGAAATGATCCACAATGATTctgcctttttcccttttttccccctcaaacaGTTCTTGTTTTGAGTGTGTGGTGCAGTGGTTTGCCCAAAGCTCCTCAGTCACATGGACCGTCCCACTggccgtctctctgtctgtctgccctgTTTGAACGTTTAAAAACTTGTGGCCAGATTTAACCGACCCATGCTGAGCATATATACCCCGCCCTGACCaatcacataaatatatagCTGGGGTACTTAACCAATGAGACGCCAGGCGGGCACAAGAGGAAGAcaccagtgtgtgtgggggagcaaagaaggaagggggaggggggggggggggcaggtccaAGCGTCGcctccccctctttcctcctccacgACCGCCACCCTTTACTCCCCCCTGAAGcttgacacacacgcgcacacacacacacacacacaccctgttcgCCTGTACAGGGAGATGTAATCATAGAGGTTCCATTGTTTCTGCCCAACTGAGAACGAAGCTTCTCACACACTCAAGGCCCACATGCATGCAaaccaaagaacacacacactcgcacacacacactcgcaaaTGCATGACACGAGCGCACATCAAAATGAGAGCAAGACAACTCATTTATAATCACATTTGCGGACAAATTAGagagaaaacatgaaaacacactgacagtatgtattgttttgtgtgtctgtttatgtTTATACTTGAGGGCAGTGCAGCGGTAACACAGTCCACCACCGTCCAACCAAAGCAATTAGTGGCTgagtttaacaacaacaaaccgagagaagaagaagaagaagaagaagaagaagaagaagaagaagaagaagaagaagaagaagaagaagaagaagaagaagaagaagaagaagaagaagaagaagaagaagaagaagaagaagaagaagaagaagaagaagaagaagaagaagaagaagaagaagaagaagaagaagaagaagaagaagaagaagaagaagaagaagaagaagaagaagaagaagaagaagaagaagaagaagaagaagaagaagaagaagaagaagaagaagaagaagaagaagaagaagaagaagaagaagaagaagaagaagagttggGTGGTGAAGCTAAAGGTTCCAGGTTTAATTGATGCAGCAGCAACAAATACTGAAGTGCACTTAGATCATAAAATGTAGGCATGATGTTGATTATTCACAGTGTAAACGCCGTTAACAAATGCTGTTGATATTTGACTAAAGATTCATGAAGGATTCATGTCAAAAATCTGCAATCTGTAAAACACAGCAACATAAGACAGCATCACTGAAGGCCCACTGCTGTAGAACCTTGGCATC
It encodes:
- the sox18 gene encoding transcription factor Sox-18A, which codes for MNSAKTGSTRETLLHAGRMSLGGRWVSGTPSPASDSEPGFEQNISGDCSSPDDLRSGNMMRAEGRLCLTPSSGGQSPDLSHAGGLLPGAADGKAVGGEQRIRRPMNAFMVWAKDERKRLAVQNPDLHNAVLSKMLGQSWKALSATDKRPFVEEAERLRVQHLQDHPNYKYRPRRKKTTKKLKRVEPGLLLHSLAQGGAPGLGLGSGISPLGAESVHGGSAYGHHHHSHHLLHPLGHFRDFQAQGHSDLESYGLPTPEMSPLDILEDRAGESVFFPQHMQEETAMGGWSGYNHHLHHHNQHYSHNYNNHSHTTMNGKETHSLGSGISGSASLSTCLSPSRDSRVDTRMNSAESNMTLSMSSRLSHTSSHHIALRSPVKCPPPPSDSSSPVPYSQATINLPELVKSHQMPHQPIAPVSYFGQMYGNSAPNATYYMPSHLGQLSPPPETSHSSCPSSSIPHFPPLHLEPSNQNESSCNLVSSSAEFWSEVDRQEFDQYVNVGRGEEAYVGGAGCGGGSKVLIGHSSSDGGSNMSSSLINRDVSSILSGGCEEESSPLISALSDASSAVYYSACITG